A part of Paenibacillus sp. 481 genomic DNA contains:
- a CDS encoding Type 1 glutamine amidotransferase-like domain-containing protein, which translates to MDTHLFLFGGGPPFTSHMARRFVEAAQTEGPVSILCVDRSGWEEYMPRYTQALRDLGVSKFYFLPLPTTPIEQVIACLDRSSGIIIGGGDTNLYADYIVETSISNTIKERYERGVPIAGFSAGALISPERCVISPHDNVEGVFQHRKGLGLIADVLIAVHFTEWNEEAHLRHAVSTFSDHLNYGIDEATCIYFRHGRLEATEGKGVYSIENEILTKISTSHA; encoded by the coding sequence ATGGATACACATTTATTTCTGTTTGGAGGTGGCCCTCCATTTACATCGCATATGGCCAGACGGTTTGTAGAAGCGGCCCAAACGGAGGGCCCCGTTTCGATATTATGCGTAGATAGAAGCGGGTGGGAAGAATATATGCCGCGCTATACTCAAGCCTTAAGAGATTTAGGCGTAAGTAAATTCTACTTCTTACCTCTACCTACTACGCCAATAGAGCAGGTCATTGCATGTCTAGACCGTAGTTCCGGCATTATCATTGGGGGTGGGGATACGAATTTATATGCGGATTACATTGTTGAGACGTCCATTTCGAACACCATTAAAGAACGATATGAACGTGGTGTTCCTATTGCGGGTTTTTCAGCGGGAGCATTAATCAGCCCAGAACGATGTGTGATTTCGCCTCATGATAATGTGGAAGGCGTGTTCCAACATCGAAAAGGATTAGGGTTAATTGCTGATGTACTGATTGCGGTACACTTTACAGAATGGAACGAGGAAGCTCATTTACGGCACGCTGTCAGCACGTTTAGCGATCATTTGAATTATGGAATAGACGAGGCTACTTGTATTTATTTTCGACACGGACGGCTGGAAGCTACTGAAGGTAAAGGGGTTTATAGCATCGAAAATGAAATATTAACAAAAATAAGCACCTCCCACGCTTAG
- a CDS encoding NUDIX hydrolase, producing the protein MTNVAMERAPDAAGCIIQDEQGRVLLVHQHYGKHLWSMPGGVVDAGESAWDAAIRECKEELQIDVTQLELAGIYFLAHRNGYIYVFRVLEYVGTPQADGHEIDECGFFHLDELPRPITNVMVERIVDAVRQDKAVMKIQHLDDYVTLT; encoded by the coding sequence GTGACTAACGTGGCGATGGAACGAGCTCCTGATGCCGCAGGTTGTATCATTCAAGATGAACAAGGCCGCGTTTTGCTAGTGCATCAACATTACGGTAAGCATCTATGGTCCATGCCAGGGGGCGTCGTTGACGCTGGGGAATCTGCGTGGGATGCAGCCATTCGTGAGTGTAAAGAAGAGCTGCAAATCGATGTCACCCAATTAGAGCTGGCGGGCATCTACTTTTTAGCGCATCGAAATGGCTATATCTACGTGTTTCGTGTGCTCGAATATGTAGGTACCCCGCAAGCTGATGGTCATGAAATTGATGAGTGCGGATTTTTTCATCTCGATGAGCTGCCAAGGCCGATCACGAATGTGATGGTCGAGCGGATCGTGGATGCGGTGAGGCAGGATAAAGCGGTGATGAAAATACAGCATTTGGACGATTATGTGACGTTGACGTAA
- a CDS encoding isochorismatase family protein has translation MKQALIVVDMQEIFFNEPQYFLHDHNQLLENVNLLINHARQQHIPVIFIQHTDPNEQGALFEGKDNWKLHRNLRMSDSDTIIKKTKWDAFYNTPLLDYLTHNRIEQLIFAGAQTEFCLDTTIRAAYSLGYQHNILYKHTHSTLNSACLEATAIIQHHEHIWNHRFVTLRPLEQL, from the coding sequence ATGAAACAAGCTTTAATTGTCGTTGATATGCAAGAAATTTTCTTTAATGAACCCCAATATTTCCTACATGATCACAATCAGTTGCTTGAAAATGTGAACCTATTAATTAATCATGCGCGTCAACAACACATCCCCGTCATCTTTATTCAACATACCGATCCAAATGAACAAGGTGCACTATTTGAAGGCAAAGACAACTGGAAACTTCATCGAAACTTACGGATGTCTGATTCCGATACCATCATCAAAAAGACAAAATGGGATGCCTTCTATAACACACCCCTGTTGGATTATTTAACTCATAACCGCATCGAACAGCTTATTTTTGCAGGGGCCCAAACCGAGTTCTGCTTAGATACGACCATTCGGGCTGCTTACAGTTTAGGTTATCAACATAACATCTTATACAAGCACACCCACAGTACACTCAATAGTGCTTGTCTAGAGGCAACAGCGATTATTCAGCACCATGAACATATATGGAATCACCGTTTTGTTACGCTACGTCCGTTAGAACAATTATAA
- a CDS encoding HXXEE domain-containing protein: MFQLELTNAIWLFVVLFMLHDFEEIITVEKWAPTIKSKIKANRLHQMIWQFWNVNSYSFAKRDVFIFLTMATITFLKVQNFEAQWSSVLYVSFLIFVLVHNVVHVVQTCILNAYTPGLYTAMFLVTPYAIYLLTRLT; this comes from the coding sequence ATGTTCCAACTTGAATTAACGAATGCCATCTGGTTGTTCGTCGTCCTTTTTATGTTGCATGACTTTGAGGAAATTATAACAGTTGAAAAATGGGCGCCCACCATAAAAAGTAAAATCAAAGCTAACCGGCTGCATCAAATGATTTGGCAATTTTGGAACGTGAATTCGTACTCGTTCGCGAAGCGAGATGTGTTTATATTTTTAACGATGGCAACGATTACATTTCTTAAAGTTCAAAACTTCGAAGCGCAATGGAGCTCGGTGTTGTACGTCTCCTTTCTCATCTTTGTGCTTGTACACAATGTCGTTCATGTGGTGCAAACATGCATACTTAACGCGTATACGCCAGGTCTGTATACCGCTATGTTTCTCGTTACACCTTATGCGATCTACTTATTAACTCGTTTAACTTAG
- a CDS encoding S9 family peptidase, translating into MEKRRITAEDLTKLAWVSDPVINPVSNRIAYVLKRVKEDKSGYLTNIRMVELDGSRDRTWTHGPSDSAPTWSPDGSLLTFLRKEGKSNQVWKMEADGGEAVVVTNAEHGVSSYIWSPDGKYMAYISGVDMDKSSDEQDADAGADADSKPKKQTTVVDRLMYKSDSSGLWDGKRMHLFVHELATGEVTALTTGHFDVSAFAWSSDSDSIVFTSKQPEDAAQNPDLVFTNDLFIIERTGGSARRLTDSSYSIGKPFCSPDGKTIGFLGTDRSYGNATLTRLYTLNSESGNVTCVTEHLDWQMGSYSISDMKAGAFDRPVFSQDGQFIYTLVSSEGCVNLVRFGLDGTYKQVTEGARDVTQFVLSADESEVVLASADWQQPCRLYRLNLARGTELLLTNQNEALFDELAISQPESFWVTTTDGWNVQGWMIPPVGMEAGRKYPTILEIHGGPHMMYANTFMHEFQLLAAQGYAVVFTNPRGGHGYGQQFVNAVRSDYGGRDYLDLMDAVDYVLANYDYVDETRLGVTGGSYGGFMTNWIVGHTNRFKAAVTQRSISNWTSMYGVSDIGYHFTEDQIGGQPWANLEQLWKQSPLAYVSNVETPLLILHGEQDLRCPIEQAEQLFIALKRLGKETQFVRFPGANHELSRSGNPELRMERLNRIVGWMNRFIHVDAASGELVNN; encoded by the coding sequence ATGGAAAAAAGACGGATCACAGCAGAGGATTTAACTAAGTTAGCGTGGGTAAGTGACCCGGTGATTAATCCGGTCAGCAATCGAATTGCTTATGTGTTGAAGCGAGTAAAGGAAGATAAGAGCGGGTATCTCACGAATATTCGTATGGTGGAGTTGGATGGCAGTCGTGACCGGACTTGGACACACGGGCCAAGTGATTCAGCGCCGACGTGGTCGCCAGACGGATCGTTGCTTACCTTTTTGCGTAAAGAAGGCAAGTCAAATCAAGTGTGGAAAATGGAGGCGGACGGCGGGGAAGCTGTTGTCGTCACGAACGCGGAACATGGTGTGTCCAGCTACATATGGTCGCCAGATGGTAAATATATGGCCTACATTTCCGGAGTGGATATGGATAAGTCGTCTGATGAGCAAGATGCAGATGCAGGTGCCGATGCAGACAGCAAGCCTAAGAAGCAGACGACTGTCGTGGATCGCTTAATGTACAAATCGGACAGCTCTGGCTTATGGGATGGCAAGCGGATGCACTTGTTCGTACATGAGCTTGCAACAGGTGAAGTAACGGCACTTACAACAGGTCACTTTGATGTATCTGCTTTCGCTTGGTCGTCGGATAGCGATTCTATCGTGTTTACGTCCAAGCAGCCTGAAGATGCGGCTCAAAATCCAGACCTCGTGTTTACGAATGACCTATTCATCATCGAACGGACGGGTGGCTCGGCTCGCAGACTGACCGATTCTAGCTATTCCATCGGCAAGCCGTTCTGTTCGCCAGACGGCAAGACGATTGGCTTCTTAGGTACGGATCGCTCGTATGGAAACGCGACGCTGACACGGTTGTACACGTTGAATAGTGAGAGCGGGAACGTCACTTGTGTGACCGAACATTTGGACTGGCAAATGGGCAGCTATTCCATTTCGGATATGAAGGCGGGCGCATTTGATCGTCCGGTATTCAGTCAGGATGGGCAGTTTATTTATACGTTGGTTTCATCTGAGGGTTGTGTGAACCTTGTACGTTTCGGTCTAGATGGTACATATAAACAAGTGACAGAGGGTGCGCGCGACGTTACGCAGTTCGTTCTATCTGCGGACGAATCCGAGGTCGTGCTCGCGTCGGCTGATTGGCAACAACCGTGCAGACTGTATCGCTTGAACCTTGCGCGTGGAACAGAGCTGCTGTTGACGAATCAAAATGAAGCTTTATTTGACGAGTTGGCCATTAGTCAGCCAGAATCGTTCTGGGTTACTACGACGGATGGCTGGAATGTTCAAGGGTGGATGATTCCACCGGTAGGGATGGAAGCGGGTCGCAAGTATCCGACCATTCTTGAAATTCATGGCGGTCCGCATATGATGTATGCGAATACGTTTATGCATGAGTTCCAACTGCTGGCGGCACAAGGCTATGCGGTCGTGTTCACGAATCCGCGTGGTGGTCATGGTTACGGACAGCAGTTCGTCAATGCGGTTCGCAGCGATTACGGTGGACGGGATTACCTTGATCTTATGGATGCCGTAGACTACGTGTTGGCGAACTATGATTATGTTGATGAGACGCGACTTGGTGTGACAGGCGGTAGCTATGGCGGATTTATGACCAACTGGATCGTCGGTCATACGAACCGCTTTAAGGCTGCGGTTACCCAGCGTTCGATTAGTAACTGGACGTCCATGTACGGTGTAAGTGATATCGGCTATCACTTTACAGAAGATCAGATTGGCGGTCAGCCTTGGGCTAATTTGGAGCAGCTGTGGAAGCAGTCTCCGCTTGCTTATGTGAGTAATGTTGAGACGCCGCTCTTAATTTTGCATGGCGAGCAGGATTTGCGCTGCCCGATTGAGCAGGCGGAGCAGTTGTTTATTGCCTTGAAACGATTAGGCAAGGAAACGCAGTTCGTTCGCTTCCCTGGCGCGAACCATGAGCTGTCGCGCAGCGGGAACCCTGAGCTGCGTATGGAGCGCTTGAATCGGATCGTAGGCTGGATGAACCGATTCATTCATGTGGATGCTGCGAGCGGCGAACTCGTGAACAACTAG
- a CDS encoding ester cyclase gives MSAEQLITHFFEEVKSGKDPDKAHQYMAPLVKAHQVNAEHSATIDRTPDNYAEHIREFKDMFGDFVVEVQELIAQEQKVYVRWKQTGKHVGVVEGYAPTGKELVEIASAVYRVEDMKIVEYWIQIDRLGMLKQLKQHELENDK, from the coding sequence ATGTCAGCGGAACAGCTCATTACACATTTTTTTGAAGAGGTAAAATCGGGAAAAGATCCAGACAAAGCTCATCAATACATGGCTCCGCTTGTTAAAGCTCATCAAGTGAATGCCGAACATTCGGCCACGATTGACCGTACACCTGACAATTATGCCGAGCATATAAGAGAGTTTAAAGATATGTTTGGCGATTTCGTGGTGGAAGTCCAAGAGCTAATTGCTCAAGAGCAAAAAGTGTACGTTCGTTGGAAGCAGACGGGCAAGCACGTTGGTGTTGTTGAAGGATATGCTCCCACGGGGAAGGAACTGGTTGAAATCGCAAGCGCGGTGTATCGTGTGGAAGATATGAAGATCGTCGAATATTGGATTCAAATTGATCGCTTAGGAATGCTTAAGCAGTTGAAACAGCATGAACTAGAAAACGATAAGTAG
- a CDS encoding delta-aminolevulinic acid dehydratase, with amino-acid sequence MAKPEMYVTLVCGPDCDMETQAIRASLEYFGARVMTHWVGRPSDLMDVLSGEDVMLNTDLIILNFHGDEGRFIMPELDESVYEEGEPRGNFGPDEIARFTKLAGHIVIGNGCSLGDPALAQAFLGGGCRIYIGPDDYPFGNTALMFALRLCYEMIQNKKSIQEAFAITRAMDPEMDMYRLYEQAAAKSLDASLKL; translated from the coding sequence ATGGCTAAACCGGAAATGTACGTAACTTTAGTATGTGGACCTGATTGTGATATGGAAACGCAAGCGATTAGGGCTTCACTTGAGTATTTTGGGGCACGTGTTATGACGCATTGGGTGGGAAGACCATCCGATTTGATGGATGTGCTGTCTGGCGAAGATGTAATGCTGAATACGGATCTGATTATCTTGAATTTTCATGGAGATGAGGGCCGTTTCATTATGCCGGAATTGGATGAATCGGTGTATGAAGAGGGGGAGCCACGAGGTAACTTTGGCCCAGATGAAATCGCACGCTTTACGAAGCTAGCTGGGCACATCGTAATCGGCAATGGCTGTTCGCTCGGTGATCCTGCACTGGCGCAAGCCTTTTTGGGTGGCGGTTGTCGCATTTATATTGGGCCGGATGACTATCCGTTTGGGAATACGGCACTGATGTTTGCACTCCGTTTATGCTATGAAATGATTCAGAATAAGAAATCGATTCAGGAGGCTTTTGCCATCACAAGGGCGATGGACCCTGAAATGGACATGTATCGGTTGTATGAACAAGCCGCTGCCAAGTCGCTTGACGCTTCGCTGAAATTATAA
- a CDS encoding class I SAM-dependent methyltransferase, whose protein sequence is MTDWNPFSPTFEYEHIDARTLQHSAWVGHRRFSYDLIRFYRPRLFVELGTHWGASFFSMCQAVKDGALPTSCYAVDTWVGDGHTGQYNNEVYDTISSISSTLYPHFSHLLRTTFDEALEQFEDGSIDLLHIDGFHQYEAVKHDYETWLPKVAPNGIVLFHDISIHGFGFGVWKLWGELTAQYPSLEFAHSAGLGILFPKGTTDQYDTLHLQWAELRQKYANT, encoded by the coding sequence ATGACGGACTGGAATCCATTTAGCCCTACCTTTGAATATGAACATATCGATGCACGTACTTTGCAGCACTCTGCTTGGGTAGGACATCGTCGTTTCAGCTATGATCTCATTCGCTTTTATCGTCCTCGATTATTCGTGGAATTAGGAACACATTGGGGTGCGTCCTTTTTTAGCATGTGCCAAGCGGTGAAGGACGGAGCATTGCCTACTTCGTGCTATGCGGTGGACACATGGGTTGGCGATGGACATACCGGACAATACAATAATGAAGTGTATGATACGATATCCTCCATATCCTCTACCTTATATCCTCACTTTTCCCACTTGCTGCGTACGACGTTTGACGAAGCGTTGGAGCAATTCGAGGATGGCTCCATCGATTTACTTCACATTGATGGATTTCATCAATATGAAGCGGTCAAGCATGATTATGAAACATGGCTTCCTAAAGTTGCTCCGAACGGCATCGTATTGTTTCATGATATTTCGATACACGGATTCGGATTCGGTGTATGGAAGTTATGGGGAGAGTTAACAGCACAATACCCTTCCCTTGAGTTTGCACACTCTGCTGGCTTAGGAATCTTGTTCCCGAAAGGAACTACAGACCAGTATGATACGTTGCATCTTCAGTGGGCAGAGTTGCGTCAGAAGTACGCGAACACGTAA
- a CDS encoding GNAT family N-acetyltransferase yields the protein MSEYRIRPVTELDIPFLWDMLYESLYTPPGEEPFPREIIQEPFLVKYVADWGRTGDVGFIAQNEKGERIGSITCRLFAEPNKGFGYVDEQTPELGMAIATAYRGQGIGTALMSALFAEAKQQGVKALSLSVDPHNQVVRMYKRFGFKEVEVVGTSVTMVAVIE from the coding sequence GTGAGTGAATATCGAATTCGCCCGGTTACCGAGCTGGACATCCCGTTTTTATGGGACATGTTGTATGAATCATTGTATACGCCTCCGGGGGAGGAGCCGTTTCCAAGGGAGATTATACAGGAGCCTTTTCTAGTAAAGTATGTGGCTGACTGGGGTCGAACGGGTGATGTCGGATTTATCGCGCAAAATGAGAAGGGTGAGCGTATCGGTTCGATTACGTGTCGGCTTTTTGCTGAGCCTAACAAAGGGTTCGGCTATGTGGATGAACAGACGCCAGAGCTTGGGATGGCGATCGCCACAGCGTATAGAGGACAGGGCATCGGGACAGCGCTAATGAGCGCTTTGTTCGCGGAGGCTAAGCAGCAAGGAGTGAAGGCGCTTTCGCTAAGTGTTGACCCGCATAATCAAGTTGTGCGGATGTATAAACGATTTGGCTTCAAAGAAGTTGAGGTCGTCGGAACTTCGGTGACGATGGTTGCGGTGATCGAGTAG